The Lichenihabitans psoromatis genome contains a region encoding:
- a CDS encoding trans-3-hydroxy-L-proline dehydratase: MRSSKVIHVVSCHAAGEVGDVIVGGVLPPPGATIWEQSRFIARDETLRNFVLNEPRGGVFRHVNLLVPPKDPRAQMGWIIMEPADTPPMSGSNAICVATVLLETGIIPMQEPETRLLLEPPGGVVEILAHCRDGKAERITVTNVPSFAAKLDAVIEVPGIGTLTVDTAYGGDSFVIVDSRALGFAITPDEARDLAETGMAITRAANEQLGFVHPDNPDWAHLSFCQIAGPLSLEDGVMAGVNAVAIRPGKIDRSPTGTGCSARLAVLHAKGILKTGDRYVARSIIGSRFDCQILAETEVGGRPAIIPTISGTAWITGTHQLLLDPSDPYPAGYRLSDTWPGAGTAA; this comes from the coding sequence GTGCGATCCTCGAAGGTCATTCACGTCGTCAGTTGCCATGCGGCCGGAGAGGTCGGCGACGTCATCGTGGGCGGTGTGTTGCCGCCACCGGGGGCGACCATCTGGGAGCAGTCCCGCTTTATCGCCCGGGACGAGACGCTGCGGAATTTCGTGCTGAACGAGCCGCGCGGCGGCGTGTTCCGGCACGTCAACCTGCTGGTGCCCCCGAAGGACCCCCGCGCCCAGATGGGCTGGATCATCATGGAGCCGGCCGATACACCGCCGATGTCCGGGTCGAACGCGATCTGCGTCGCCACGGTGCTGCTGGAGACCGGCATCATCCCGATGCAGGAGCCTGAAACCCGGCTCCTGCTCGAACCGCCGGGCGGCGTCGTCGAGATCCTGGCGCATTGCCGGGACGGCAAGGCCGAGCGCATCACGGTCACCAATGTTCCCTCGTTCGCGGCCAAGCTCGACGCGGTCATCGAGGTGCCGGGCATCGGGACGCTGACGGTCGATACGGCCTATGGCGGGGACAGTTTCGTCATCGTCGATAGCCGCGCCCTCGGCTTTGCGATCACGCCCGACGAGGCCCGCGATCTGGCCGAGACCGGCATGGCGATCACGCGCGCCGCCAATGAACAACTCGGCTTCGTACATCCGGACAATCCGGACTGGGCCCATCTCTCGTTCTGCCAGATCGCCGGGCCGCTCAGCCTTGAGGATGGCGTGATGGCGGGCGTGAACGCGGTCGCGATCCGCCCCGGCAAGATCGACCGCTCGCCGACCGGCACCGGATGCTCGGCCCGGCTCGCGGTGCTGCATGCCAAAGGCATCCTGAAAACCGGTGATCGCTACGTCGCGCGTTCGATCATCGGCTCACGCTTCGATTGCCAGATCCTGGCCGAAACCGAAGTGGGGGGCCGGCCCGCCATCATCCCGACCATTTCCGGCACGGCCTGGATCACGGGCACGCACCAGTTGCTGCTCGACCCGAGCGATCCCTATCCGGCCGGCTATCGTTTATCCGATACATGGCCCGGCGCAGGCACGGCAGCATGA
- a CDS encoding GntR family transcriptional regulator has protein sequence MTLLVKRGLADQIFDLVRDRIISGMMVGDMPIRQDALAAELGVSKIPLREAFAKLEQDGLVLSQANRGFFVRPLSADEAYDVFDLRLKIEPEAVAWACRRATVDDHEAAQTALAALNQAIETHGPEAGALNRAFHLALIRPGGRLVTMQMVERLQVIAERYVCKHLEPKGRDDLAVAEHKALFGAWAAGQADAAATLASAHIANTLRDLRTEFAVARERLDDSPVPVLGRS, from the coding sequence GTGACACTGCTGGTCAAGCGCGGGCTCGCCGACCAAATCTTCGATCTCGTGCGCGATCGCATCATTTCGGGCATGATGGTGGGCGACATGCCGATCCGGCAAGACGCTCTGGCGGCGGAACTTGGCGTCAGCAAGATCCCGCTGCGCGAAGCCTTCGCCAAGCTCGAGCAGGACGGCCTCGTGCTGTCGCAGGCCAATCGCGGGTTTTTCGTGCGTCCGCTCTCGGCCGACGAAGCCTATGACGTGTTCGACCTTCGGCTGAAGATCGAACCGGAGGCGGTCGCCTGGGCCTGCCGCCGCGCCACTGTTGACGATCATGAGGCTGCTCAGACGGCGCTGGCGGCGCTCAATCAGGCCATCGAGACGCACGGGCCGGAGGCGGGCGCGCTCAATCGCGCCTTTCATCTCGCGCTGATCCGTCCGGGCGGTCGGCTCGTCACGATGCAGATGGTCGAGCGCCTTCAGGTCATCGCCGAACGCTACGTGTGCAAACACCTCGAACCCAAGGGTCGCGACGACCTAGCCGTGGCCGAACACAAGGCCCTATTCGGTGCTTGGGCTGCGGGGCAGGCCGATGCTGCGGCTACGCTGGCCTCGGCCCATATCGCCAACACGTTGCGGGACCTCCGCACAGAATTCGCCGTGGCGCGCGAGCGTCTCGATGATTCCCCCGTTCCGGTGCTGGGTCGATCCTAG
- a CDS encoding 4-hydroxyproline epimerase gives MRHTFFCIDGHTAGNPVRLVAGGAPLLRGATMSERRQDFLARFDWIRTSLCFEPRGHDMMSGGFLYPPTQADTDVGILFIETSGCLPMCGHGTIGLVTFGLEHGLIQPREPGRLRVEVPAGVIDIAYTSEGDRVTSVKITNVPAYLAATGIAIDVPGFGPLSVDVSYGGNYYAIVEPQGAYTGLDDLGAARLIDLSQEVRTLVSAKFEPVHPLDPTIRGVSHVLWADKPRGDGADGRNAVFYGDKAIDRSPCGTGTSARLAHLAAKGKLRPGERFVHESYIGSRFIGRVEKTTDLAGQAAIIPSIEGSAIATGFNTIWVDRADVFWKGFQVV, from the coding sequence ATGCGCCATACGTTCTTCTGCATCGACGGTCACACGGCCGGCAATCCGGTGCGCCTCGTGGCGGGTGGCGCGCCTCTGTTGCGGGGCGCCACCATGTCGGAACGGCGGCAGGATTTCCTCGCCCGTTTCGATTGGATCCGGACCAGCCTCTGTTTCGAGCCGCGCGGCCATGACATGATGTCGGGCGGTTTTCTCTATCCGCCGACGCAGGCCGACACCGACGTCGGCATTCTGTTCATCGAGACGAGCGGGTGCCTGCCGATGTGCGGGCATGGCACCATCGGCCTTGTGACGTTCGGGCTGGAACACGGTTTGATCCAGCCGCGCGAGCCTGGGCGGTTGCGGGTCGAGGTTCCGGCCGGCGTGATCGACATCGCCTATACGAGCGAGGGTGACCGGGTCACCTCGGTCAAGATCACCAATGTGCCGGCTTATCTTGCCGCGACCGGCATTGCGATCGACGTGCCGGGCTTCGGACCTTTGTCGGTCGACGTCTCATATGGCGGCAATTATTACGCGATCGTCGAACCGCAGGGGGCCTATACGGGGCTCGACGATCTCGGGGCCGCTCGCCTCATTGACCTCAGTCAGGAGGTCCGGACGCTGGTCAGCGCCAAATTCGAGCCGGTGCATCCGCTCGATCCAACGATCCGCGGCGTCAGCCACGTGCTCTGGGCCGACAAGCCCCGCGGCGATGGCGCGGATGGGCGGAATGCCGTCTTCTATGGCGACAAGGCCATCGATCGCTCGCCTTGCGGCACCGGAACCTCGGCGCGGCTCGCGCATCTCGCCGCCAAGGGCAAGCTGCGGCCGGGCGAGCGCTTCGTTCATGAAAGCTATATCGGTAGTCGGTTCATCGGTCGTGTCGAGAAAACCACGGATCTTGCCGGGCAGGCCGCCATCATTCCCTCGATCGAGGGATCGGCTATCGCGACGGGCTTCAACACGATCTGGGTCGACCGGGCCGATGTGTTCTGGAAGGGTTTTCAGGTTGTATGA
- the amaB gene encoding L-piperidine-6-carboxylate dehydrogenase, whose translation MPHAASVITETHNLLSALGVPRELYTGGSLAVRSPITGEIIASVVETPKGAVDGAIGQAHEAFLHWRQVPGPRRGELVRLLGDELRANKEALGRLVTLEVGKVVSEGQGEVQEMIDICDLAVGLSRQLFGLTIQSERPDHRLMEQWHPAGVVGVISAFNFPVAVWSWNAALAFVCGDSVVWKPSEKTPLTALAVQALFEKAAARFGDVPAGLSTVLVGGRDVGELLVDDVRVPVLSATGSTRMGRLVGERVARRFGRSILELGGNNASIVTPSADLDLTLRAVAFAAMGTAGQRCTTLRRLIVHESVYATLVPKLASVYGTIAVGSPVASDALIGPLIDKAAFDAMEAALAEAKQAGGIVHGGERVEITGPDAYYVRPALVEMPGQTGPVVQETFAPILYVLKYSTFDEAIALQNDVLQGLSSSIFGTDLREVERFLSALGSDCGIANVNMGPSGAEIGGAFGGEKETGGGRESGSDAWKAYMRRQTNAINYGRTVPLAQGVKFDV comes from the coding sequence ATGCCGCACGCCGCCTCCGTCATCACTGAAACTCATAATCTCCTGTCGGCTCTCGGCGTCCCGCGTGAGCTCTACACGGGCGGTTCGCTGGCGGTGCGGTCGCCGATCACGGGCGAGATCATCGCATCGGTGGTCGAGACGCCCAAGGGTGCCGTCGACGGAGCGATCGGGCAGGCCCATGAGGCGTTTCTGCACTGGCGCCAAGTGCCGGGGCCGCGCCGGGGCGAATTGGTGCGCCTGCTCGGCGACGAACTCCGTGCCAACAAGGAAGCGCTCGGCCGCCTCGTTACGCTGGAAGTCGGCAAGGTCGTTTCGGAAGGCCAGGGCGAGGTTCAGGAGATGATCGACATCTGCGATCTCGCGGTCGGGCTGTCGCGGCAATTGTTCGGCCTGACGATCCAATCCGAGCGGCCGGACCACCGGCTGATGGAGCAATGGCACCCGGCCGGCGTGGTCGGCGTCATCTCGGCCTTCAACTTTCCGGTGGCGGTCTGGTCGTGGAACGCGGCTTTGGCGTTCGTTTGCGGCGACTCGGTCGTTTGGAAGCCGTCGGAAAAGACGCCGCTGACCGCCCTCGCGGTGCAGGCTCTATTCGAAAAGGCGGCGGCACGGTTCGGCGACGTTCCAGCCGGTCTCAGCACGGTTCTGGTGGGCGGGCGCGATGTCGGCGAACTGCTGGTCGATGACGTCCGGGTGCCGGTTCTGTCGGCGACCGGATCGACCCGTATGGGCCGCCTCGTCGGCGAGCGGGTCGCCCGTCGCTTTGGTCGCTCCATTTTGGAACTCGGCGGCAACAATGCCTCGATCGTGACACCCTCGGCCGATCTCGATCTGACGCTTCGGGCCGTCGCCTTCGCGGCGATGGGCACGGCGGGGCAACGCTGCACCACGTTGCGCCGCCTCATCGTGCATGAGAGCGTCTACGCCACCCTCGTGCCGAAGCTCGCCTCGGTCTATGGCACCATCGCGGTCGGCAGCCCGGTTGCCAGCGACGCGTTGATCGGCCCGCTGATCGACAAAGCCGCATTCGATGCGATGGAGGCGGCGCTGGCCGAAGCAAAGCAGGCGGGCGGCATCGTGCATGGCGGCGAGCGGGTCGAGATCACCGGGCCGGATGCCTATTACGTCCGCCCCGCGCTGGTCGAAATGCCGGGCCAGACCGGCCCCGTCGTGCAGGAGACCTTCGCGCCGATCCTCTATGTGCTGAAATACAGCACCTTCGACGAGGCTATTGCGCTGCAGAACGACGTGCTGCAGGGGTTATCGTCCTCGATCTTCGGCACCGATCTGCGTGAGGTCGAGCGGTTTCTGTCGGCGCTCGGCTCGGATTGCGGCATCGCCAACGTCAATATGGGCCCGTCGGGCGCCGAGATCGGCGGCGCATTCGGTGGCGAAAAGGAAACCGGCGGCGGCCGCGAGAGCGGGTCGGACGCCTGGAAGGCCTATATGCGGCGGCAGACCAACGCCATCAACTACGGCCGCACGGTGCCGCTGGCCCAGGGCGTCAAATTCGACGTCTAG